One segment of Cyprinus carpio isolate SPL01 chromosome A17, ASM1834038v1, whole genome shotgun sequence DNA contains the following:
- the LOC109108610 gene encoding solute carrier family 22 member 7-like encodes MKFEDLLSEINGFGCFQKMVLCINFFGRFSLACHFLLGNFIAVIPSHHCSISSLDADEIFENLTQEERLTVSIPVQKDGTPASCHMFSYPQFHLLSNSSSPSEVAAVQCQNGWEYDNSIFISTLTTQ; translated from the exons ATGAAGTTTGAAGATCTTCTCTCAGAAATTAATGGATTCGGATGTTTCCAGAAGATGGTCCTGTGCATCAATTTCTTTGGGCGATTCAGTCTTGCGTGTCATTTTTTGTTAGGCAACTTTATTGCTGTTATCCCATCTCACCATTGCAGCATCAGCTCTCTGGATGCTGATGAGATCTTTGAGAACCTGACTCAAGAGGAGAGACTGACTGTCAGTATTCCAGTACAGAAAGATGGGACTCCTGCTTCCTGTCACATGTTCTCTTATCCTCAGTTCCACCTGCTGTCAAACTCCTCCAGCCCCTCAGAGGTTGCTGCAGTCCAGTGCCAGAATGGATGGGAGTATGACAACAGCATATTCATCAGCACTCTCACCACACAG TGA